One part of the Mesorhizobium sp. M4B.F.Ca.ET.058.02.1.1 genome encodes these proteins:
- a CDS encoding replicative DNA helicase, with amino-acid sequence MAEAARKFGVAEQPLYREAPNNIEAEQALLGAILVNNDAFYRVSDFLKPAHFHEPLHRRIFEVAAELIRMGKIATPITLKTFLPADEKVGDMTVAQYVVRLAVEAVTVVNATDYGRAIYDLATRRALITVGEDMVNIAYDAPVDMSPSDQIEDAERRLFELAETGRYDGGFESFTDAVKTAVDMANAAYMRDGGLSGIATGLRDLDRRMGGLQPSDLIVLAGRPGMGKTSLATNIAFNIAEAYVPAQQADGSFKAANGGVVGFFSLEMSSEQLATRIISEQTEISSSKIRRGEISEMDFEKLVACSQTMQKIPLFIDQTGGISIAQLSARARRLKRQRGLDLIVIDYIQLMQGSSARASQNRVQEITEITTGLKALAKELGVPIIALSQLSRQVESRDDKRPQLSDLRESGSIEQDADVVLFVYREEYYLKNREPKLGTEEYVKWENEMNEMRGKAEVIVAKQRHGPTGSVSLAFHGEFTRFSDLAEEHHLPDRFE; translated from the coding sequence ATGGCTGAGGCAGCACGCAAATTCGGCGTGGCGGAGCAACCGCTCTATCGCGAGGCACCGAACAACATCGAGGCCGAGCAGGCGCTGCTTGGCGCCATCCTCGTCAACAACGACGCCTTCTACCGGGTCTCCGACTTCCTCAAGCCGGCGCATTTCCACGAGCCGCTGCACCGCCGGATATTCGAGGTGGCGGCCGAGCTCATCCGCATGGGCAAGATCGCGACCCCGATCACGCTGAAGACCTTCCTGCCGGCGGACGAAAAGGTCGGCGACATGACGGTGGCGCAGTATGTCGTGCGGCTCGCCGTCGAGGCCGTCACCGTCGTCAACGCCACCGACTATGGCCGCGCCATCTACGACCTCGCCACGCGCCGCGCGCTGATCACCGTCGGCGAGGACATGGTCAACATCGCCTATGACGCCCCGGTCGACATGTCGCCGTCCGACCAGATCGAGGATGCCGAGCGGCGGCTGTTCGAGCTGGCCGAGACCGGCCGCTACGACGGCGGCTTCGAGAGCTTCACCGACGCCGTCAAGACCGCCGTCGACATGGCCAACGCCGCCTATATGCGCGACGGCGGCCTGTCCGGCATCGCCACCGGCCTGCGCGACCTCGACCGCCGCATGGGCGGCCTGCAGCCTTCCGACCTGATCGTGCTTGCCGGCCGCCCAGGCATGGGCAAGACGTCGCTCGCCACCAACATCGCCTTCAACATCGCCGAGGCCTATGTGCCTGCCCAGCAGGCCGACGGCTCGTTCAAGGCCGCCAATGGCGGCGTCGTCGGCTTCTTCTCGCTGGAAATGTCGTCGGAGCAGCTCGCCACCCGCATCATCTCCGAGCAGACCGAGATTTCGTCGTCGAAGATCCGTCGCGGCGAGATCTCCGAGATGGATTTCGAAAAGCTGGTCGCCTGCTCGCAGACCATGCAGAAGATCCCGCTGTTCATCGACCAGACCGGCGGCATCTCGATCGCCCAGCTTTCCGCCCGCGCACGCCGCCTGAAGCGCCAGCGCGGCCTCGACCTCATCGTCATCGACTATATCCAGCTGATGCAGGGCTCCTCCGCCCGCGCCTCGCAGAACCGCGTGCAGGAAATCACCGAGATCACCACCGGCCTGAAGGCGCTGGCCAAGGAGCTCGGCGTGCCGATCATCGCGCTGTCGCAGCTCTCGCGCCAGGTCGAAAGCCGCGACGACAAGCGCCCGCAACTCTCGGACCTGCGCGAATCCGGCTCAATCGAGCAGGACGCCGACGTGGTGCTGTTCGTCTATCGCGAGGAATACTACCTCAAGAACCGCGAGCCGAAACTCGGCACCGAGGAATACGTCAAGTGGGAAAACGAGATGAACGAGATGCGCGGCAAGGCCGAGGTGATCGTGGCCAAGCAGCGCCACGGCCCGACCGGCTCGGTCAGCCTCGCCTTCCACGGCGAATTCACCCGCTTCTCCGACCTGGCGGAAGAGCACCATCTGCCGGATCGGTTTGAGTGA
- a CDS encoding CvpA family protein, which yields MPITLLDGILVGFTLVSAMLAMVRGFSREVLSIVSWVAAAVAAFFFYKPVLPYVQPYVDNDKIAMAAAAGIVFVIALIVVSVITMKLADWIIDSRIGALDRTLGFLYGAARGILVVAVALLFFNWLAGAKAPGWVANAKSRPLLETIGAKLESLLPENTEELVNKYTHKGEPAAETPAAPGATTDQPAAEPPANGDDADAPVDDNEGEAPADNAPAPAPATPAPAN from the coding sequence ATGCCGATTACGCTGCTTGACGGAATTCTCGTCGGCTTCACCCTGGTCTCGGCGATGCTCGCCATGGTGCGCGGCTTCTCGCGCGAGGTACTCTCCATCGTCTCCTGGGTGGCGGCGGCGGTGGCGGCCTTCTTCTTCTACAAGCCGGTGCTGCCTTACGTTCAGCCCTATGTCGACAACGACAAGATCGCCATGGCGGCGGCCGCCGGCATCGTCTTCGTCATCGCGCTGATCGTCGTCTCGGTCATCACCATGAAGCTCGCCGACTGGATCATCGATTCCCGGATCGGCGCGCTCGACCGCACGCTCGGCTTCCTCTATGGCGCGGCGCGCGGCATCCTGGTGGTCGCGGTGGCGCTGCTGTTCTTCAACTGGCTGGCCGGGGCCAAGGCGCCGGGCTGGGTCGCCAACGCCAAGTCGCGGCCGCTGCTGGAGACGATCGGCGCGAAGCTCGAAAGCCTGCTGCCGGAGAACACGGAAGAGCTCGTCAACAAATACACCCACAAGGGCGAGCCCGCGGCTGAAACTCCGGCGGCGCCCGGCGCGACGACCGACCAGCCGGCGGCCGAACCGCCGGCAAACGGCGATGACGCCGATGCGCCGGTCGATGACAATGAAGGCGAAGCGCCTGCCGACAACGCGCCGGCGCCGGCTCCCGCCACTCCGGCGCCGGCAAACTGA